Genomic DNA from Nonomuraea rubra:
CATCATGGCGGACTGCCCGTCCAGAACCCGCCTGGTGCCGCAGGTCCGGATCGTCCGGCCCGGCCCGGACCAGTGGGCGCTGACCCCCAGGTCGTCCCTGATCAAGGTGTGCGACACGCACATGCCGATCGACCTCGGCCCGTTCTCCTCCGGCACGCGCCGGGCGAAGCTCAGCATCACCATGCCGAAGGCGTTGAAGTCCGACCCGGGCGAGCAGGCGAAAAAATGGCGGTTCGGCGTCTACGAGTGGACCCCGCCCGCCACCATGCCGCCCGCGCCCTCCCCCGTGCCGCCGCCCCGGTCCTTCGGCGGCACGCCTCCCGAGTTCCGGCTGATCGGCTCGAAGAGCGCCGTCTGGCCGGCGGCCCGCGAGGTGACCGTCACCGTCCCGCCGCCGGGCGGGCAGTGGGCGCTGGTCATCTACTGCGACGGCGGCCTCGCGGGGCGGCTGACCGGCGAGGTCCACGTCAACGGCCGGCGGCAGGACGTGGAGGCCTACTGCCCCGAGCCGCCTTCCGAGCGTGGCGGCGTGGGCTACTCCGTCCTCACCCCGGCGCGGCCAGGTCCTGACGGCAAGGTGACCGTCAAGGTCACCCTGTGGAGCAAGATCTCCGGGTACGAGCGCCGCCCCGGCAACCTGACCGTCGCCGTCTACGACTCCACGCGCTAGCGCGGCGACCAGGATCTGAGCTGGCGGGTCAGGAACCCCCTGATCAGCTGCTTGGCCGCGTCGATCATCTCGGGCGTGCCCTCGGGATCCCGGCGGAAGGCCAGCTTCAGCACGGCGTCGCCCGCCTCGACGGCCACGAGCACGGCCAGGTCGAGCTCGGGGCTGTCGGCCAGCCCGAACTCCTTCAGGAACAGGCCGCGCAGCCGCCCCGCGATCACCGTGTTGTTGTCGGAGTCGGAGTCGAGCAGGTTGAGGTCGACGACGTCGCCGAAGTGCAGGCTCTTGAACCCGGCGACCGTCCTGTGCATGTCCACGTAGATGTCGATGATCGCGTCGACGGCCTCCCACCAGCCGCGATAGTCCTCCTCCAGGAACCTGCGATCGACTCTGCGGACGAACTCCTCGACGTTGCGCCGGGTGAGCTCCTGGGTGATGGCCCGCTTGTCGGGAAAGAACTGGTAGACCGACCCGATGGCCACGCCCGCCCGCTCCGCTATGCGGGTGGTGGACAGGGCCTCGTAGCCGGTCTCGTCGAGAAGCTCGGCACACGCGTCGAGCATGCGCTCGACGCGCCGGGCGCTGCGGCGCTGTGCTGGCTGCCGCCTGAGGGCGTTGGGGTGGACGCACTCGTCGTCCATTTGCGGCGAAGACACGGATTCATCTTCTCCCGTATGGGCGATCCTTACCCGCGAATTTGCTCAACCGGGCCAGCCCGCGCATCGCGCGCGGCGAAATCCGGGACAACGCGTAGCCGATTTTCCCCTCGGCGTTCACGGGGACGAGGGCCTGGTTTCTGTGCACGGCCCGCAGAATGTGCGCGGCCACGCGTTCCGGCGGGTATCCGCGCCGCGCCAGCCCCCGCACGGCGTCCTCGCGCAGGCTGTCCTTCGTGTACGTGGCGTGGCTCGCGATGCCGGTGGAGACGAATCCGGGGCAGATGGCGCTGACCCCGATGCCGTGACCCGCCAGCTCGGCCCTGAGGCAGTCGCTGAGCATCTTCACGGCCGCCTTGGAGGTCGAGTACGCCGGCAGCACCTGGGAGGGCGCGAACGCGGCCAGGGACGCGACGTTGACGATGTGCCCGCCCTGCCCGCGCTCGGCCATGGCGGCGCCGAAGAGCCGGCAGCCGTGGACGACGCCCCACAGGTTGACGTCGATGGTCCTGCGCCAGTCGTCGAGGGTGTGGTCGAGGAACGCGCCCGCGACGGCGATCCCCGCATTGTTCACCACAATATCCGGCACACCATATTCAGAGATGATATTTCGCGAGAAGTCCTCCATATCATCGGCATTCGCCACATCGACCTGCACGCCGTGAGCCGTAATCCGAAGGTCTCTCGCAATACCGTCCGCCACCCGCTTCGCGGCGTCGATATCGATATCCGCGCAGACCACTTCAGCCCCGTGCGCCGCGAACGCCCGCGCCGTCGCCCGCCCGATCCCGGACCCCGCGCCGGTGACCACCACCAGCCGCCCGCCGAACGCCCCGCCCGCCCGTGCCCGCCGCAGCTCCCCGCTCGCGGGCCCGCCCTCCACGTGCTCCACGAACTCGGCGATCATCCCGGCCACGGTCCCGGGCCTGCTCCGGTGCGCCCAGTGCCCGGCCGCGACCCTCCGGTGCCACAGCCTGGGCGCCCACCGCCCCACCGACTCCAGCAGCGCCGGGGTGACGTACGCGTCGCGCGTGGGCTCGATGATCTGCACGGGCAAACCGGGCACGCGCGGATCGAGCCCGGAATCCGGCGGGTTGCGCCGGTAGAGTGCGAGCCCGTTGATCCCGTCCTGGACCAGGGTCGGCGCCGGATGCCCCGGCCGCGGCGCGATGCCGTCGCCGCGCAGGGCGCGCCTCACCAGCCCGGGCAGCACGGACCGCCAGGCCAGCTCGGGCAGCACCGGGAGCCGGAACGCCCCGATGTACCAGGACCTGGCCCGCTGCGCCGCCACGTCGCGCGGCCGTCCGTGGCGCATGAAGTCCGCGACCTGCCGCAGCCCCGGCCCGCCCAGGCTGGTGAACGAGGCCAGCCGGTCCCTGACGCCCGGCCGCCCCAGGGCCTCCCAGCCCTGGAGCGAGCCCCAGTCGTGGCCCACGAGGTGGACCTTGGCCCGCCCGACGGCGTCGAGCACGGCGTCCAGGTCGCCGATCAGCCGGTCGAACCCGTAGTCGCCCCGGTCCGCCGGCGCGGTGGACGCCCCGGCGCCGCGCACGTCGTAACGCACCACGTGGAAGCGGTCGCGCAGGAGCGCCGCCACCTCGTCCCAGACGCGATGCGTGTCGGGGTAGCCGTGCAGGAGCAGCACGGCGGGCCTGCCGGGATCGCCCTCCTCGTACACCGCCAGCCGCACGTCACCGGATTCGACCATCCGCATCGCGACCTCCTATTGGACGAATTGTCCAGTAGAATAGATCGATCAGGGCCGGGCGGCCAGACCCGTGCAGGAGCGCAGTGCCTTCCAGTCGGCCACGGCACTGGTGCGGGCCGACCCGGTCATCGGAATCGGGATACCCCCCTGGATGGTGGCCGGAGTCCACGAATCCTTCAAGATCTTCCGACCGTTGATGGTCAGCGTCAGCACGCCCGTCCTGCCGGTGGTGGCCGGGTTGGAGTTGTAGAAGACGAAGTTGCCCATGCCGTAGTTGACGTAGGCGTCGTCGAGGTACCCGGAGCCGAGCAGGATGTGCGCGTGCCCGCCGACCACCACGTCGGCGCCCGCCTCGACCAGCTTGGGAGCCAGCGAGAGCTGCGCCGGGTTGGGGCACTTCTGCATCTCGGTGCCCCAGTGCAGGTGGACGATCACGGTGTCGGAGTTCTTGCGGGCCTGGCGTACCGCGCGCAGGAGGGCCGGCTCGTTCTTCGCCGAGGCCAGCCCGCCCTGGTCCGCCGTGGCCGTCCACGACTGGATGAACTCCGCGTCCAGCACCTGCGTGGCGCCGATGATCGCCACCCGGTTGCCGTTCACGGTCTTGCGGAAGGGTTTGTAGGCCTGCGCCGCGTTCGCCCCGATCCCCACCACGGGGAACTTGCTGCGCTTGACCGCCGCGAGCGAGTCGGCCAGCCCGGTCTCCATGTAGTCCATGCCGTGGTTGTTGGCCATGGAGGCGACGTCCACCCCGGCGGCCTTGAGCGCCGTCAGCGCGCTCGACGGCGCCCTGAACGTGTACTGCTTGCCGGGCGCGGGCGTCCCACCGGTGGTGATGGCCGTCTCCAGGTTCACCATCGCTAAATCGGCCTTGCGCAGCACGCTCGCGATCGGCCCGAGCGCCGTGCGCGGGTTGTTGAGCCGTGGCCGCAGGATGCCCTCGAAGTGCACGTCCCCGCCGAAGGCGATGGTGAACGGCTTGCGCTCGGGGGTCGGCTTCGCCGTCTCCTCCTCAGGCTGGTCGGGAGAGGCGGCCACCTCCTTGCTCTGGAGCTCGCGCTCGGGCGCCGCCGAGCACGCGGCCAGTAATCCGACGACAGCGATCACCGGGAGGGCACGGGGGAATCTCATCTGCCGCCACTTCCGCTCGAAACCTGTCTTACAGGGATCGAGCATGCCATGTGGGACGGACTACCGCGCAGGCTCCCCAATGCTCATCAACCTGGACATAGCCAGTCGAGTCCTGTCATCCATCGGGGTGTAGACGATCAGCCGGATCTCCGGCACCGCCGTCAGGCTCGTCGTGCTGAAGCGCAGCCCGCCGAGCTCCCGGTGCTTGTAGCGCTTCACCCTGGGCCCCGGATCGGCCACGTCCTGCCGGGCCCACAACCGGGCGAACTCGGCGCTCTCCACGCTGAGCCGGCGGACGAAGTCCTGCCAGCACGGCGAGTCGGCGTGCCGGCTGTAGGCGCCCCTGAAGACGGCCACCGCCCGCGCCAGCTCGTGGTCGCGGTCGACCAGCCGCGTCACGGGCACCGGGTACAGGCAGACGTGCCAGAGCGAGTTGCGCTCCCCCTCCGGCGCCCCGACCAGCTCGGGGAAGAGCGCCGCGTACGCGTCGTTCCAGGCCAGCACGTCGCACCGGCTGTTGGACACGCAGGCCGGCAGGTCGCCGAGCCGGTCGAGTATCCCCTGCATCTCGGGCGTCACCTGGCCGGAGTCCACGGGGACCGGGTCGGCCGCCTGCCCGGCCAGCCGGTAGAGGTGGTGGCGCTCCGCGCTGTCGAGCTTGAGCGTGCGGGAGATCGCGTCGAGCACCTGCGGGCTGGCGTTGATCGGCCGCCCCTGCTCCAGCCAGGTGTACCAGGTGACCCCCACCCCGGCGAGCTGGGCGACCTCCTCGCGGCGCAGCCCGGGCGTCCGCCTGCGCGGGCCGGGCGCGAGATCGACCATCTCCGGGGTGATCCGCTCCCGCCGCGAGCGCAGGAACGCCGACAGGTCGGTACGTCTTGCCTCAGCCACCGTCATTTCTCCACTATGGGGGCACACGGGGTGCTTATCCAGTTAGCACCAGTACCAGTATAAATGGGCTCTCGTTACTGGTACCAGGATGGCGGCAGACTGAGCAGCATGTCGCAAACTGCCGCTTTCTCCCCTCCTGTGAACACCCAGACACAGGAAGCCGTTCCCAAGCCCAGCGGCCTGCTCCTGGCGATCATCCTCGTGGGGCAGTTCCTGGCGATCCTGAACGTCAACATCGTGAACGTGGCCACCCCCACCATCGAGGCCGACCTGAACGCGTCGGGGGCCGGGCTGCAGATGATCGTCGCGGGCTACACCATCGTCTACGCCGTCTTGCTGATCACTGGGGCCAGGGTCGGTGACTTGTTCGGCTATCGCAAGGCGTTCCTGGGCGGGCTCGCCGTTTTCACCATCACCACGCTCGCCGCGGGCCTGGCGCCCGCGACGGGCTGGCTGGTGGCCTCCCGGCTGCTGCAGGGCGCCGGGGCCGCGATGATGATGCCGCAGGTGCTGACGTTGATCCAGCGCAACTATCACGGCGCCGCCAGGGGCCGGGCGATCGGCCTGTGGTCGCTGGTGATCAGCGGTGGCATCGTGGTGGGCCAGGCGCTCGGCGGGATCCTGCTGGGGCTCGGCCTGGGCTGGCGGCTCGTGTTCCTGACGCTGGTCCCGATCGGGGCGCTGCTGCTGGTGGCCGGGCTCCGGGTGCTGCCCGCCGACGAGGGCGGCGGCCGTACCGGGCTCGACCCGCTCGGCCTGGCGACCCTGTCGGCCGCCGTGCTGCTGTTCGTGGTGCCGCTGGTGCTCGGCCGCGACCTCGGCTGGCCGGTGTGGGGCTGGGTCTCGATGGGGCTGAGCGTGGTGACGTTCGCCGCGTTCGTCCGCATCGAGCGGTGGGTGACCGCGCGGGGCGGGCGCCCGCTGGTGGACGCGCGGGTGCTGCGCGCGCCCGGCATGCGGCCGGGGCTGGCGATCCTGCTGTTCGGGCCGGCCACGTGGGGGGCGTTCCTGTTCACCTCCGCCCTGCACCTGCAGGGCGACCTACACCTGTCGCCGCTGGCCTCCGGCATGATGCTGGTGCCCTGCGCCCTCGCGTTCGGCCTGGTCGGGCTGGCCTGGCCGCGCCTGCCCGTACGGCTGCAGCGCCCGCTGGTGCCGTTCGGCTACGTGGTGGCCGCCCCCGCCTACGTCGGGCTCGGCCTCGCCTCCGGCGGCGGCCTCGGCTACGCCCTGATGAGCGCCCTCATCGGCGCCGGCCTCGGCGTGCAGGTCGCGGTGACGAACATGGCCACCGAGCAGGTGGACGACGCGTACGCGGCGGACGCCAGCGGCGCCCTGCTCACCGTGATGCAGCTCGGCCAGGTCATCGGCGTCTCCACCGTGGGCACGCTGTTCATCTCCCTGGACGCGAGCGCCACCGCCTCGGCCTCCGCGTCGCTGACCACGTCCCTGGCCATGGCGGCCCTGGCCGTGCTCGCCGGGGTGAGCTCCCTGTTCCTCGTCCGGCGCCGGGTTCCGGCCGTCGCCTAGAGTTGGATGGCTCCTTAATCTCGCCGACACCGCCCGCGGGCACGCCGCGGGCGCGCCATCAGATGAGGTCGGTGAGGCCGGCGACGGCCGCCACCACGGAAAGTGCCAGGACCACGGTGCCGCCGAGCACCTGCGCCAGGGTCTGCGGCCAGACCTTGGCCCGGAACCAGCCCCAGGCCCGTCGCGGCCACCCGGGCCCGCCACTGTTCGGCTTCCGGCCACGGCAGTGGGGCCGGATCACGCCGATCACCTCCTCCACCAGGTCCTGCGGCACCCTGCCGCTCTCGATGACGTCGATGGTCGGCTGCCGGGTGTCGAGCAGCACGCGGATCCGCAGTTCGTAGCCCTCGTCGGCCACGACCGTCTCCACGCGGAACGACTGGTGGGGAGCGGCGTCGAGCACCCGCCCGACCTTGGGGAGCACTTGGTTCAGCCTCTTGCGATCACTGATCCGGTATCGCCGAGAGTGCCTCTTCGACTCGAATAACGGCATGGCTTGTCTCTCCTGGAACTGCCGACTACGGGGAGCAGGCCAGGAACGCGCAGGTGTGCCAGGGCACGCTCGCGCCGCGTCCGCGCAGGACGAGCGCAGTTGCGTGAGCTGGACAGGCGATGCCACAATGTAAATGATCTATGCCCACCGAAAGGTCGGGTCATTGTGACAGAGCGCATTCACAGCCTCTGTTGAACGGCTCTGGGAAGTTGCTGCAACAACTGCCCAGAGCCGTTTGTCATGAGCTGGCGGCGAGGGTGGCCAGGTCGAACTGGTGATCTTGAACGCCTGCCACAAAGGCAGCCCACTCCGACGGCGTGAATACCAGGACCGGCCCATCCTGTTGCTTGCTGTCACGCAGCGCGACGTTGCCATCCGTCAGAGGTGCAACCTCGACGCATGCCGTTGCGCCGTTGCAGTAGCTGGCCTTGCGCCAGGCCGCCTTCGTGATGTCGTTGTGCATGTTTATCCCTAGGCTCCGTTGCCTTGTATTGAGGTACCGGGGTCGTCACCGCCGCCAGAGCATGGCCTTGCGCTGGATGAGCACCCGTGACTCGTCCTCGTCCAGAGCTTCCGACCGCATGTGGTCGAAGGCCGTCTCGTAACCGGCCACCCGCTCGAGGTCTTCGACGAAGTGAGCAGAATAAAGCTGCTCCAGGTACACCACATCATCGAATTCCGCGAACTTGAGATGAATGAACGCACCGGTGTTGACCGGGTGAAGCGAGTCCAATGGTAGGACCTGAACGCTGACGTGTGACAGTAGGGACACCTCCAAGAGATGTTCCATTTGCTCACACATGACCGAGGGCTCCCCAAAACGGCGCATAAGTGCCGCTTCGTCCAGAATGACGCTCATTCGGCAGGGATCGGCTCTGTGCAGGACCCGCTCCTGCCGGTCGAGCCGTGCCTCGACCCTGCTGCGGACACCGCTGTGCGTGATGCGCGCGATACCCCGCGTGGCGAGGATGACCTCCCGGGCATAGTCCTCGGTCTGCAGGAGACCCGGCACAGCCTGGGGTTCCCAGTTGCGCTGGTGGACGGCCTCCGCCTCCAAGCCGAGGAATCTTGTGTACTCCTCAGGGAGGGTGTCCTCGTAATCTTCCCACCACCCGCGCTGTTCCGCATCACGCAACAGGCCCACGAGCTCGTCAAGTTTGTCGCCGTCGACGCGGTACAGCTTCGCCATGGACTTGATGTCCTCGGCGGACGGCATGGTCTTGGCGGCCTCGATGCGGCTCACCTTGCTCGCCGACCAGCCGAGCTCTCTGGCGGCCTTGGCCCCGGTGAAGTTTCGCCGCTCGCGGAGGAGGCGTAGCTCCTGCCCCAGCCGGAGGCGCCGTACTGTTGGACTGCCCTGCTGCGATGGCACCGTCCACCCTCCTTCTCAGGAATGAAGGTGTAGCCGGAAGGGACCGTTTGGAGCCCGGCTTTTTGGGCCGTTCGCCCAATCTTACACTGCAAGTTGCATGAGTTGTGCCGCACAGCCTTGCCAGAAGGCTTTCATGGGTACAGCGTAGGGGCAAGGACAAGCTCCGCGAACAGGTCTGATACTGGGGAGATCTTCCGCCTTCCATCGGACGCATGATGCTTGTCGTGCAAGTTGCATCGCAAGAAGCAAAGAAAAGTAAATCTTCCCTTGCTGGAAGACTTGCAGCAACGACGACTGCAAGGGACGATCAGAACCAGGAGGGTTCTCGAGTCGCAGAGGAGGCCGGCATGACGACACGGCCCGGCGCACGAGAGCTTCCGCCCACCGTCGCGTGCCCGTACGAGGGCCGCATCTCCGGCAGCGTCGCCGTCCCCGAAACGAACATCCGCCACAGGGAGGCCACTTGCCGGAAGGATTCAGTCATCGTCTGAACAACGCAGCGCGACTTCGCTCATTCGAGCACGAAAAAAGCCGGGCCGAGGCTGGTCACCGAGCGCCGCATCTGGGCTGCCACCCTGCGGCGAAACTCGGTCACCAGCCGTCGGACCGGCAAGAAGCCACCTCTAAATGCCGCGAAAGGGGTCTTCTTATGTACTCACAAGGTACCAAGGGGGTCGGCCGAATCAAGTCCTGGATCCAGGATCTCATCGCGTCCGCCGACTACGAAATCTGCGTGGAGCCCGACGAGTTCGCCTACCGGGTGGGCTGGACCGTCACCAAGACGGGATTCGGCTCCCGCCGGTACCGCGACCCACGGTTCGACCAGCTCCGCCAGCCCAGCAAGGTGATCGAGGAGGTGTCGTGACATGCCGAGGAACCCACGCAACCAGCTGTACCCTGCCAGCGAGGACCTCCCCGCCGCGCGCGGCGGCTCGCTGCCGGCCAGGCTCTGGCGGGCGCGCACCGAGCTGCTGCTGCTCGCCGGCCTGGCGCTGCTCGTCACGGCCCTGCTGAGCGCCGCGCACGCGGGCCGGTGGGTGCCCTTCGTCCTGGTGGCCGGCGCCGTCTCGGTGCCCGCCGCCACCAGGTTCGGCCGCAACTGGGTCGTGGCCCACTTCTGGTGCGTCGTCTCCAGGCACCGCCTGCAGCGGACCTGCCTGGAGACCACCATGCACACCAGGGCGGGCCGCATCCCGCTGGTGCTCTGGATCACCCCGACGACCACCGGCGAGAAGGCGCTGATCCTGGTACGGGCGGGCGTCAGCGCCGAGGCGTTCGAGGCGTACAGCGAGGAGATCGCGGCGGCCTGCTGGGCCCGCAGCGTGAACGTCTACCGGCACCGCACGCGCGCCCAGCTCCTCATCGTCGAGATCGTCAGGCGGGACGAGGTGCCAGGGGCGACCTCTCCCGGGCTGGACCGCCTGTACGGGCACAGATCGTGGATCCCGCTGAGATCCGAGCTCGAGGAGCCGCCTGATCTGGCGACACTGCCGCACGCGGCATGAAGACCTAGGGAACGGGGCCGTCCCTAGGGGTGCAAGCCCCGGAGACCGCGGGGGCTCCGGGGCTTCCCCATGCGCCCGGTCCGCGCGAAGATGAGTTCATCTGGCGAACTCAGGAGTCGTGATGACGTCGACCGTCCACCGGACCTGTCCCCTGTGCGAGGCCGTCTGCGGCCTGACCCTCACCCTCGACGACGGCGGGCACGTCACCAGTGTCCGGGGCGACAAGGACGATCCGTTCAGCAAGGGGTTCATCTGCCCGAAGGGAGCCAGCCTCGGCCGGCTCGACGAGGACCCCGACCGGCTGCGCAAGCCGCTGATCAGGGAGGGCGAGCTCTGGCGCGAGGTCGGCTGGGACGAGGCGTTCACCGCCGTGAAGGCCGGCCTCGACCGCCTCGCGGACCGCCGCTCCATCGCCGTCTACCTCGGCAACCCCAACGCCCACACCATGGCCGGCGCCCTGTACGCCGCCCCGCTGATCAAGGCGCTCGGCACCCGCAACGTCTTCTCCGCCAGCACCGCCGACCAGATGCCCAAGCACGTGGCCAGCGGGCTCATGTTCGGCCATCCGCTGGCCATCCCGGTGCCCGACCTGGACAGGACCGACTACCTGCTGATGCTGGGCGCCAACCCGCTGGAGTCCAACGGCTCCCTGTGCACCGCGCCCGACTTCCCCGGCAGGCTCAAGGCCCTGCGCGGGCGCGGCGGCCGGCTGGTCGTGGTGGATCCGCGCCGCACGCGCACCGCCGCGCTGGGCGACGAGCACGTCTTCATCCGCCCGGGCACGGACGCGTACCTGCTGTTCGGCATCGTGCACACGCTGTTCGCCGAGGACCTGGCCAGGCCGCGGCACGAGGTCAACGGGCTGGCCGAGGTGCGCGAGGCGGCCAAGCACTTCCCGCCCGAGTCCGTGGCCAGGCGCACCGGGGTGCCCGCCGAGACGATCACGCGGCTGGCCAGGGAGCTGGCGGCGGCGCCCACGGCCGCCGTCTACGCCAGGATCGGCACGTGCACGGCCGAGTTCGGCACGCTGGCCCAGTGGCTGGTGGACGTGCTGAACGTGCTCACCGGCAACCTCGACAGGCCCGGTGGTGCCATGTTCCCCAAGCCCGCGACCGAGTTCGCGGGGCGGCGCAGGCCGTACGTGGTGGGGCGGTGGAAGAGCCGCGTCAGGGGCCTGCCCGAGGCGAACGGCGAGCTGCCCGTGGCCACGCTGGCCGACGAGATCGAGACGCCGGGCGAGGGGCAGGTCAGGTTCCTGCTGACGATCGCGGGCAACCCGGTGCTGTCGGCGCCGCACGGCGCCCGGCTGGACACCGCGTTCGCCGGGCTCGACTTCATGGTGAGCGTGGACCCGTACCTGAACGAGACCACCAGGCACGCGAACGTCATCCTGCCGCCGCCGCGGGTCCTGCAGTCGGGGCACTACGACTTCGCGCTGCTCGGGTTCGCCGTGCGCAACTACGCGCGGTACTCGCCGCCGCTGCTGCCGCTGGACGAGCGGCCGTCGGAGGCCCAGATCCTCGCCAGGCTGGCCATGATCGCCTCCGGGCTGGAGGGCGACCTCGACGCGTTCGTCATCGACGACATGTTGGGCAAGGCGACGCAGACGCCCGGCTCGGGGATCGAGGGGCGGGACGTGGCGGAGCTGCGCGACCTGCTGGACGGCGAGACGGGCAGCGAGCGGCGGCTCGACCTCATGCTCAGGCTCGGCCCGTACGGCGAGTGGGCCGGCAAGGGCGACCTGTCGCTGCGCAAGCTGCTCGACAACCCGCACGGCCTCGACCTGGGCGCGCTGGAGCCCCGCCTGGACGAGGTGCTCAAGACGGCCTCGGGCCTGGTCGAGCTGGCACCGCCGCAGCTCATGGAGGACGTGGAACGGCTGCGCGGCAAGCTGGAGGAGGAGCCGCCGGAGATCGTCCTCATCGGGCGGCGGCACCTGCGCTCCAACAACAGCTGGATGCACAACGTCGGCCCGCTGGTCGGCGGCAGCAACACGTGCACGCTGCAGATCCACCCCTCGGACGCGGACAGGCTGGGCCTGGCCGGCGAGGCCGTGGTGCGCTCGGCGAAGGGCCAGGTCACCGTGCCCGTCGAGCAGACCGACACGATCATGCCTGGCGTCGTCAGCCTGCCTCACGGATGGGGGCACGCGGGCAGCGCCCAGAACGTGGCGGCCGAGCATCCCGGTGTCAACGTCAACACGCTCACCGACGAGACGACCATAGACGTTCCGAGTGGTAACGCAGTGTTCAACGGAGTTCCGGTCACGATTTCACCAACCGGGGTGATCATCGCACATTAGGGTGTCGCGCGTGACTATCGCGCCAGAAGAGGACCGCCTGAACGCCCAGATCGCCTTCGCCATCGAGATCGACAAGTTGAAGCGGATCATCCGCCGCAACCATCTCATCGACGGCTCGCGGCGGGAGAACTCCGCCGAGCACTCCTGGTACGTGGGCACGCTGGCGATGGTCCTCGGAGAGCATGCCCCACCCGGAACGGACCTCCAACGGGTGGTGGCCATGCTGTTGGTGCACGACCTGGTGGAGATCGACGCCGGCGACACGTTCGTCTACGACGCGGTGGCGGTCGAGGCCCAGGCCGAGGCCGAGCGGGCCGCCGCCGACCGGATCTTCGGCCTGCTGCCGGACGAGCAGGGGGTGTGGCTGCGGGAGCTGTGGGACGAGTTCGAGGCCAGGAAGACGCCGGAGGCGAGGTTCGCCAAGGCGCTCGACCGCTTCGCCCCGATTCTGGCCAACCACCACACCGAGGGCGGCACGTGGCCGCTGTTCAAGGTGACGGCCGCGGAGGTC
This window encodes:
- a CDS encoding DUF397 domain-containing protein, whose product is MHNDITKAAWRKASYCNGATACVEVAPLTDGNVALRDSKQQDGPVLVFTPSEWAAFVAGVQDHQFDLATLAASS
- a CDS encoding SDR family oxidoreductase, whose amino-acid sequence is MRMVESGDVRLAVYEEGDPGRPAVLLLHGYPDTHRVWDEVAALLRDRFHVVRYDVRGAGASTAPADRGDYGFDRLIGDLDAVLDAVGRAKVHLVGHDWGSLQGWEALGRPGVRDRLASFTSLGGPGLRQVADFMRHGRPRDVAAQRARSWYIGAFRLPVLPELAWRSVLPGLVRRALRGDGIAPRPGHPAPTLVQDGINGLALYRRNPPDSGLDPRVPGLPVQIIEPTRDAYVTPALLESVGRWAPRLWHRRVAAGHWAHRSRPGTVAGMIAEFVEHVEGGPASGELRRARAGGAFGGRLVVVTGAGSGIGRATARAFAAHGAEVVCADIDIDAAKRVADGIARDLRITAHGVQVDVANADDMEDFSRNIISEYGVPDIVVNNAGIAVAGAFLDHTLDDWRRTIDVNLWGVVHGCRLFGAAMAERGQGGHIVNVASLAAFAPSQVLPAYSTSKAAVKMLSDCLRAELAGHGIGVSAICPGFVSTGIASHATYTKDSLREDAVRGLARRGYPPERVAAHILRAVHRNQALVPVNAEGKIGYALSRISPRAMRGLARLSKFAGKDRPYGRR
- a CDS encoding CapA family protein, translated to MRFPRALPVIAVVGLLAACSAAPERELQSKEVAASPDQPEEETAKPTPERKPFTIAFGGDVHFEGILRPRLNNPRTALGPIASVLRKADLAMVNLETAITTGGTPAPGKQYTFRAPSSALTALKAAGVDVASMANNHGMDYMETGLADSLAAVKRSKFPVVGIGANAAQAYKPFRKTVNGNRVAIIGATQVLDAEFIQSWTATADQGGLASAKNEPALLRAVRQARKNSDTVIVHLHWGTEMQKCPNPAQLSLAPKLVEAGADVVVGGHAHILLGSGYLDDAYVNYGMGNFVFYNSNPATTGRTGVLTLTINGRKILKDSWTPATIQGGIPIPMTGSARTSAVADWKALRSCTGLAARP
- a CDS encoding helix-turn-helix transcriptional regulator, with protein sequence MAEARRTDLSAFLRSRRERITPEMVDLAPGPRRRTPGLRREEVAQLAGVGVTWYTWLEQGRPINASPQVLDAISRTLKLDSAERHHLYRLAGQAADPVPVDSGQVTPEMQGILDRLGDLPACVSNSRCDVLAWNDAYAALFPELVGAPEGERNSLWHVCLYPVPVTRLVDRDHELARAVAVFRGAYSRHADSPCWQDFVRRLSVESAEFARLWARQDVADPGPRVKRYKHRELGGLRFSTTSLTAVPEIRLIVYTPMDDRTRLAMSRLMSIGEPAR
- a CDS encoding TetR family transcriptional regulator, whose protein sequence is MDDECVHPNALRRQPAQRRSARRVERMLDACAELLDETGYEALSTTRIAERAGVAIGSVYQFFPDKRAITQELTRRNVEEFVRRVDRRFLEEDYRGWWEAVDAIIDIYVDMHRTVAGFKSLHFGDVVDLNLLDSDSDNNTVIAGRLRGLFLKEFGLADSPELDLAVLVAVEAGDAVLKLAFRRDPEGTPEMIDAAKQLIRGFLTRQLRSWSPR
- a CDS encoding helix-turn-helix domain-containing protein, with translation MPSQQGSPTVRRLRLGQELRLLRERRNFTGAKAARELGWSASKVSRIEAAKTMPSAEDIKSMAKLYRVDGDKLDELVGLLRDAEQRGWWEDYEDTLPEEYTRFLGLEAEAVHQRNWEPQAVPGLLQTEDYAREVILATRGIARITHSGVRSRVEARLDRQERVLHRADPCRMSVILDEAALMRRFGEPSVMCEQMEHLLEVSLLSHVSVQVLPLDSLHPVNTGAFIHLKFAEFDDVVYLEQLYSAHFVEDLERVAGYETAFDHMRSEALDEDESRVLIQRKAMLWRR
- a CDS encoding MFS transporter, with the translated sequence MNTQTQEAVPKPSGLLLAIILVGQFLAILNVNIVNVATPTIEADLNASGAGLQMIVAGYTIVYAVLLITGARVGDLFGYRKAFLGGLAVFTITTLAAGLAPATGWLVASRLLQGAGAAMMMPQVLTLIQRNYHGAARGRAIGLWSLVISGGIVVGQALGGILLGLGLGWRLVFLTLVPIGALLLVAGLRVLPADEGGGRTGLDPLGLATLSAAVLLFVVPLVLGRDLGWPVWGWVSMGLSVVTFAAFVRIERWVTARGGRPLVDARVLRAPGMRPGLAILLFGPATWGAFLFTSALHLQGDLHLSPLASGMMLVPCALAFGLVGLAWPRLPVRLQRPLVPFGYVVAAPAYVGLGLASGGGLGYALMSALIGAGLGVQVAVTNMATEQVDDAYAADASGALLTVMQLGQVIGVSTVGTLFISLDASATASASASLTTSLAMAALAVLAGVSSLFLVRRRVPAVA